In Geoalkalibacter ferrihydriticus DSM 17813, a genomic segment contains:
- a CDS encoding glycosyltransferase family 4 protein, producing the protein MSQSQLRILHLVNNFGVGGLESVIRQIVLTPCSELQPHVCVLSMAGRFAKAVAEEGVPLHHVDRKKKKKRIGATIAEISELVARWQIDVIHCHDSSSWFFGAIVGKKISKRVVVTRHGRLEEWRWKTIALNKILSLLTDRIVAVSPEVRDDLVQREFIKGSKVDVIYNGINLEPFAVAGSKEAAKNKLGLDAGSFVTGTVTRFYPVKNVELQIDMVERLKDRIPQLKHLIVAPIANDLGRKIKADIAERGLEGNIVLLGYREDIPQVLKAMDLFVLTSLSEGTSIALIEAIAANLPVVVSNVGGNPNLVEDGVNGFLFDLDKEGDFEAKVLRVYENRDVAEKFASQQRGIAEKFSEKKMIANYKFIYEKSCR; encoded by the coding sequence ATGTCACAGTCACAGCTTCGTATTTTACATCTGGTCAATAATTTTGGTGTTGGTGGGCTTGAGAGCGTGATTCGCCAAATTGTTCTGACGCCGTGCAGTGAACTTCAGCCGCATGTGTGCGTCCTGAGCATGGCGGGCCGCTTTGCCAAGGCAGTCGCTGAAGAAGGCGTGCCTCTACATCATGTTGACCGGAAAAAAAAGAAAAAGCGCATAGGTGCGACCATCGCTGAAATATCCGAACTGGTAGCCCGCTGGCAAATCGATGTGATCCATTGTCATGACAGCAGTTCATGGTTTTTTGGCGCGATCGTGGGAAAGAAAATCTCTAAACGAGTCGTCGTCACTAGGCATGGCCGACTCGAAGAGTGGCGATGGAAAACCATAGCCTTGAACAAAATATTATCCCTGCTGACCGATCGCATCGTTGCGGTTTCTCCCGAAGTGCGGGACGATTTGGTCCAACGGGAGTTTATCAAGGGAAGCAAGGTTGACGTGATTTACAACGGAATCAACCTGGAACCCTTTGCCGTTGCCGGCAGTAAAGAGGCCGCAAAAAACAAATTGGGATTGGACGCCGGCAGTTTTGTCACGGGCACCGTCACGAGATTTTATCCGGTAAAAAATGTCGAATTGCAGATCGATATGGTTGAGCGTTTAAAAGACCGTATCCCACAGCTCAAACACCTCATCGTTGCGCCAATTGCCAACGACCTTGGAAGAAAGATCAAGGCGGATATCGCTGAGCGCGGGCTTGAGGGCAATATAGTGTTGCTTGGCTACCGCGAGGATATCCCACAGGTTTTAAAGGCGATGGACCTTTTTGTGCTGACTTCTCTTTCGGAAGGCACCTCTATTGCCCTGATTGAAGCCATCGCGGCCAACCTGCCGGTAGTGGTGAGCAACGTGGGGGGCAATCCGAATCTGGTCGAGGATGGGGTGAACGGCTTTTTGTTTGATCTGGATAAAGAAGGGGATTTTGAGGCCAAGGTGTTGCGGGTTTATGAAAACCGGGATGTTGCCGAAAAGTTCGCCTCGCAGCAAAGAGGGATTGCGGAAAAGTTTTCTGAAAAGAAAATGATCGCAAATTATAAATTCATCTATGAGAAATCTTGCAGATGA
- a CDS encoding GNAT family N-acetyltransferase, whose amino-acid sequence MKWFIKNHIFALDVMELMSMDLSQDLSALKIARPEFDVKVVRVIDRILEKKIEKTIDEMDLKKTFDLSEAKKRLANGYYFSYALSPEGEVVGWSWAAVNKVYFSEFNRNLKINSKEAFTYNAFVRSDYRGKKINRFLKNALISRLKKDGYSQFYGYIHTWNKSSIKSLESIGFKHVGRVFHGKLLFLDFVKTKRH is encoded by the coding sequence ATGAAATGGTTTATTAAGAACCATATATTTGCATTGGACGTTATGGAACTAATGTCGATGGATCTATCTCAAGATCTGTCTGCATTGAAAATAGCGCGACCTGAATTTGACGTTAAGGTTGTTAGGGTAATTGATCGGATTTTAGAAAAAAAAATTGAAAAAACAATTGATGAAATGGATTTAAAAAAAACATTCGATCTAAGTGAAGCAAAAAAAAGGTTAGCTAATGGCTATTATTTTTCTTATGCTTTGTCGCCCGAAGGAGAGGTTGTCGGGTGGTCATGGGCGGCAGTCAACAAAGTATATTTTTCGGAATTTAATAGAAATTTAAAAATAAATAGCAAAGAAGCTTTCACCTATAACGCGTTTGTGAGAAGTGACTACAGGGGTAAAAAAATAAACCGCTTCCTGAAGAATGCCTTGATTTCAAGATTAAAGAAAGATGGTTATAGTCAATTTTATGGTTACATACATACATGGAATAAATCTTCTATTAAGTCTTTAGAGTCAATCGGATTTAAACACGTTGGAAGAGTTTTTCATGGAAAGCTGTTATTTTTAGATTTTGTAAAAACAAAAAGGCATTAA
- a CDS encoding sugar-transfer associated ATP-grasp domain-containing protein — protein sequence MASPGGGLSKSLAWRVKLFSLANKTSVGASRNNPFTYMGCMCKSYSLYRKHGFLPDEAMKLGLLNSKDGVEGNFISKIQLVARQKFLNHPSFQEMTEDKAVFYTFCSRMGLPTPRLLALFFSASSGMQWGQRPLAGESQWVDFFDNYCPPEFVVKPSLGVYGEGILFVEKNSPGYSGAELFRTLQTHPKYHSFVIQECLQNHPAIMAISPKRGLQTVRVITFVKEDLSVEILMAYLKPIVGENRIDNHSKGFTGNLLCQINLSDGTLGDLVMVGQEGVIKLEAHPDTGSVFKGQKMPLWDELCGLARSAAKGFLPMRAIGWDVAVTPEGPLIIEGNARWDPPKFGNIEFLMCSMGDSEKV from the coding sequence ATGGCAAGCCCTGGCGGTGGGTTGTCTAAGTCATTGGCTTGGCGGGTCAAGCTGTTTTCTTTGGCCAACAAAACAAGTGTTGGCGCGTCGCGTAACAATCCGTTTACCTACATGGGTTGCATGTGTAAGAGCTATAGCCTTTACCGGAAGCATGGTTTTCTTCCTGATGAGGCGATGAAGCTTGGACTTTTGAATTCAAAGGATGGCGTTGAAGGCAACTTCATCAGCAAAATTCAGTTGGTGGCCCGTCAGAAGTTTCTTAATCATCCATCTTTTCAAGAGATGACGGAAGATAAGGCCGTATTCTACACGTTTTGTTCCCGAATGGGTTTGCCCACACCGCGGCTTTTGGCATTGTTCTTTAGTGCGTCATCAGGCATGCAATGGGGCCAACGACCTCTCGCCGGTGAAAGTCAGTGGGTAGATTTTTTTGATAATTATTGCCCGCCTGAGTTTGTCGTTAAACCAAGCCTCGGTGTTTATGGCGAAGGCATACTTTTCGTTGAAAAAAATAGCCCTGGGTATTCCGGGGCAGAACTTTTCCGCACGCTACAAACCCATCCCAAATATCACTCCTTTGTTATTCAGGAATGTCTGCAAAATCACCCTGCGATCATGGCAATCAGTCCCAAGCGGGGCTTGCAAACAGTGCGCGTCATCACATTTGTGAAAGAAGATCTTAGCGTTGAGATTCTCATGGCCTACCTCAAGCCGATTGTGGGTGAAAACCGGATTGACAATCACAGCAAGGGGTTTACGGGAAATCTTCTCTGCCAGATCAACCTTTCAGATGGGACTCTGGGGGATTTAGTTATGGTGGGGCAGGAAGGCGTTATTAAATTAGAGGCGCATCCGGATACGGGAAGTGTGTTTAAGGGGCAGAAAATGCCGCTTTGGGATGAGCTTTGTGGGTTAGCGCGCAGTGCAGCGAAAGGGTTTTTGCCTATGCGTGCAATTGGATGGGATGTCGCCGTGACACCGGAGGGGCCGTTGATCATTGAAGGAAATGCGCGGTGGGATCCCCCGAAGTTTGGAAATATTGAATTTTTGATGTGTTCTATGGGGGATAGTGAAAAGGTGTAA
- a CDS encoding UDP-N-acetylmuramoyl-tripeptide--D-alanyl-D-alanine ligase, with protein sequence MDLRKQYEIHEKINPDGLYSKYLASEFISVEPEEIGKDCMHFCVPFEEPENSIKKIVYKIISFFEILFPEFKIKFLDNLEKLSKNKKFIKKINYFKKKFFNANACANLAIESGAKYVVVNSKLVKGENVIFVKNVIDAFLCMAISHREKINKTVVSITGSCGKTTTKELIATVISTEKIAVKTRRNFNTNIGVGHTILKIGKSVDVGVIEIGSSGGQSIIDLCRIAQPQLGLITNVGKAHLKGFGGVQGIVKIKRQLFDYISEHQGFFFANIDDPNIVKIVADYPSVWSYGQHPLAYIRGEAIESAPFLKVRWFVPEKFQDQAGGPILDIQTHLFGTYNLSNVLAAIAVGAYLGVSPDNIRKGIETYEPENHRSQILPKGDITFVMDAYNANPTSMHAAIDDFGKLEAPKKIAILGDMLELGDYSLKEHEDMVAKLAAMKLDAVLFVGKEFGRAGAHKVGRHFSSAAKLADSLSYDDLRHAYVLVKGSRGIGLEAILKKFDLPQEEADA encoded by the coding sequence ATGGATTTAAGAAAACAGTATGAAATTCATGAAAAAATAAATCCAGACGGATTGTATTCGAAATATTTGGCATCAGAATTTATTTCTGTCGAACCGGAAGAAATTGGTAAAGATTGTATGCATTTTTGCGTCCCTTTTGAAGAGCCAGAAAATTCAATAAAGAAAATAGTTTATAAAATTATTTCGTTTTTCGAAATTTTATTCCCAGAGTTCAAAATTAAATTTTTAGATAATCTAGAAAAATTATCTAAAAATAAAAAATTTATAAAAAAAATAAATTATTTTAAAAAGAAATTTTTTAACGCAAATGCTTGCGCAAATTTGGCAATAGAGAGCGGTGCAAAATATGTAGTGGTTAATAGCAAGCTTGTTAAGGGTGAAAATGTAATTTTTGTAAAAAATGTTATCGATGCTTTTTTGTGTATGGCAATCTCTCATAGAGAAAAAATTAATAAAACTGTTGTTTCTATAACTGGTTCTTGTGGAAAAACGACAACAAAAGAGTTGATAGCAACTGTTATATCGACCGAAAAAATAGCGGTCAAAACCAGGAGAAATTTTAATACAAATATTGGTGTGGGTCACACCATTTTAAAAATTGGCAAATCTGTCGATGTTGGTGTCATCGAAATTGGATCTTCAGGGGGGCAATCTATTATAGATTTATGTCGGATTGCTCAACCTCAGCTTGGGCTTATAACAAATGTTGGTAAAGCGCATCTTAAAGGGTTTGGTGGTGTTCAAGGGATTGTAAAAATAAAACGTCAGCTTTTTGATTACATCTCTGAACATCAAGGTTTTTTCTTCGCCAACATCGACGACCCCAATATCGTCAAAATTGTTGCCGACTATCCCTCCGTTTGGTCCTACGGACAACACCCATTGGCCTATATTCGCGGTGAAGCCATTGAAAGTGCCCCTTTCCTCAAGGTCCGCTGGTTCGTTCCAGAAAAATTTCAAGATCAAGCTGGGGGGCCTATTTTAGACATTCAGACGCATCTTTTTGGCACCTACAATCTCTCAAATGTCCTCGCTGCCATTGCCGTTGGTGCCTACCTCGGTGTTAGCCCCGACAACATTCGCAAAGGAATTGAAACTTACGAGCCGGAAAATCACCGCTCGCAAATACTACCTAAGGGCGATATCACTTTCGTAATGGACGCCTACAACGCCAATCCCACCAGTATGCATGCCGCTATTGACGATTTTGGGAAACTTGAAGCCCCTAAAAAAATCGCCATACTTGGCGACATGCTGGAATTGGGGGATTACAGCCTTAAAGAGCATGAGGATATGGTCGCTAAGCTGGCCGCTATGAAACTCGATGCCGTTTTATTCGTGGGCAAAGAGTTTGGACGGGCCGGCGCACACAAAGTCGGGCGGCATTTTTCATCGGCGGCAAAGCTTGCTGATTCCTTATCGTATGACGACCTTCGCCACGCGTATGTTCTGGTCAAAGGCTCGCGCGGCATCGGCCTTGAGGCGATCCTCAAAAAGTTTGATTTGCCGCAGGAAGAAGCAGACGCCTAA
- a CDS encoding glycosyltransferase, with product MEKLKKNDDCKFKVSIVIPTFNNEEYILDALESVINQSYKNIEIVVVDDGSTDGTQYALEKYKNKIKYIYQKNRGVSAARNKGISVSTGDFICFLDSDDIFEKNKIEKQLKIHKENEQLCVSYTDMAIFNGGKNFEKSYHKKNNMNCQSGFIFKNVVLGNIISTITVMIKREVFNNVGLFDESLNIGEDYDMWLRIASQYEVGYVPEVLSFYRRGHQSLTTRKPTSTFREPVLVSIIKKHLALNKDLKKQIPIVKLRRRLFQPYFDSGWSQYHAGNFFLSFNYFKAGLRYWPLNLKTYFYCIACLVGNYLNKNKIMKK from the coding sequence ATGGAAAAACTTAAAAAAAACGATGATTGCAAATTTAAAGTCAGCATTGTTATTCCGACTTTTAATAATGAAGAATACATATTGGATGCTTTGGAGAGTGTAATTAATCAAAGTTATAAAAATATTGAAATAGTTGTTGTCGATGATGGTTCGACAGATGGTACACAGTATGCTTTGGAAAAATATAAAAATAAGATCAAGTATATATATCAAAAAAATAGAGGTGTTTCTGCAGCGAGGAACAAAGGGATAAGTGTATCAACTGGAGATTTTATATGTTTTTTGGATTCAGATGATATCTTCGAAAAAAATAAAATTGAAAAACAATTAAAGATTCATAAAGAGAACGAACAGTTGTGTGTTTCATACACAGATATGGCAATTTTCAATGGCGGAAAAAATTTTGAAAAAAGTTACCATAAAAAGAATAATATGAATTGCCAAAGTGGATTTATATTTAAAAATGTTGTTCTTGGAAATATAATTTCAACAATAACTGTAATGATAAAGAGGGAAGTTTTCAATAACGTCGGGTTATTCGATGAAAGCTTGAATATAGGGGAAGATTACGATATGTGGCTCCGTATCGCTAGCCAGTACGAAGTTGGGTATGTTCCAGAGGTGCTTTCTTTTTACAGGCGTGGACACCAGAGTTTAACCACAAGGAAACCAACCTCTACATTCAGGGAGCCAGTTCTTGTGTCTATTATTAAAAAGCACCTCGCTTTGAATAAAGACCTAAAAAAACAAATTCCTATTGTAAAGCTCAGGAGAAGGCTTTTCCAACCTTATTTTGATAGTGGGTGGTCTCAATACCATGCCGGTAATTTTTTTCTTTCGTTCAATTATTTCAAGGCAGGTCTTCGATATTGGCCTTTAAATTTGAAAACTTATTTTTATTGCATTGCCTGTCTTGTAGGGAATTATTTAAATAAAAATAAAATTATGAAAAAATAA
- a CDS encoding polysaccharide pyruvyl transferase family protein: MEIYYWKVNPSNFGDELNPWLWKKILPEIFSSSEVGDNSGKLFVGIGTLINHKLPKERDKIIFGAGVGYGDLPTIDDSYSIYFVRGPLSADALKLSKDKFITDPAILINSCLEDTKKKIVNKHKISFSPHYSSYKWGDWDEVCRKVGIKCISPFQKVDKVILDICSSELVITDSMHGAIFADSLRIPWIPIHPNYGHILDFKWRDWSQSMCLEYAPHYVDPVWRGGCHKPFKQQIKNLIKRGLHSSGVWREGWEPPEMPRSKPGVVEKAGAQLLRLANNEQRFLSRDNIFEDKLNMCLEKVEQFRREFAPR, encoded by the coding sequence GTGGAAATATATTATTGGAAGGTCAACCCTTCAAATTTTGGGGATGAATTGAACCCTTGGCTATGGAAAAAAATCTTGCCAGAAATTTTTTCATCAAGTGAGGTGGGGGATAATAGTGGAAAATTGTTTGTTGGAATTGGAACTTTAATAAATCATAAGCTACCGAAAGAGCGAGATAAAATAATTTTTGGAGCTGGTGTTGGGTATGGTGATTTGCCTACAATTGACGATTCTTACAGTATATATTTTGTTAGAGGCCCCCTAAGTGCAGATGCGCTTAAGTTAAGTAAGGATAAGTTTATAACCGATCCTGCTATACTGATTAATTCCTGTCTTGAGGATACAAAAAAGAAAATAGTAAATAAGCATAAAATTTCATTTTCTCCACATTATTCTTCTTACAAGTGGGGGGACTGGGATGAAGTTTGCAGAAAAGTTGGTATTAAATGCATAAGTCCGTTTCAAAAAGTAGATAAAGTTATTTTAGATATCTGTTCTAGCGAACTGGTTATAACTGATTCAATGCATGGTGCTATATTTGCTGATTCTTTAAGGATTCCATGGATTCCGATACACCCCAATTATGGGCATATACTCGATTTTAAATGGAGAGACTGGTCCCAATCAATGTGCCTTGAATACGCTCCCCATTATGTCGATCCTGTTTGGCGAGGTGGTTGTCATAAACCATTTAAGCAACAAATCAAAAACTTGATTAAGCGCGGTCTGCATTCTTCTGGCGTTTGGAGGGAGGGATGGGAGCCACCTGAAATGCCGCGAAGTAAACCAGGTGTTGTTGAGAAGGCAGGTGCTCAACTTTTAAGGTTAGCTAATAATGAACAGCGGTTTTTGAGCCGTGATAATATATTTGAAGATAAGCTAAATATGTGTTTAGAGAAAGTTGAACAATTCAGACGAGAATTCGCGCCTCGCTAG
- a CDS encoding D-alanine--D-alanine ligase, which yields MNGAKKIKKVLVLCGGNSSERSVSLVSGKACADALRRLGYEVSVVDTDDMRDAVQQILSIAPDVVFNALHGRQGEDGCVQGFLNLVGLPYTHSGVMASAVAMDKVATKQLLAGVGVPSPGGITCTLSALREKELMARPYVVKPVCDGSSKGVVIVQSGEDLDALFGDADLAQEVLVEEFIAGHELTVGVMEGKAFAVTELKPESGWYDFEAKYTAGKTLHLLPASLPPVVYQAALRHAEQAHAVLGCRGISRSDFRYDPARENDENHGLYFLEINTQPGMTELSLAPEQAIYCGYTFDTFVDRLVQLAQVD from the coding sequence ATGAACGGCGCCAAAAAAATCAAAAAGGTTCTGGTTCTGTGCGGAGGCAACTCATCGGAGCGCTCCGTTTCCTTGGTGAGCGGCAAGGCGTGCGCGGATGCTTTGCGGCGGCTTGGCTATGAGGTGTCCGTGGTGGATACCGACGACATGCGCGATGCGGTTCAACAGATCCTGAGCATCGCCCCGGATGTTGTTTTCAACGCCTTGCATGGCCGCCAGGGAGAAGACGGCTGCGTGCAGGGTTTTCTCAATCTGGTTGGACTTCCTTACACGCATTCGGGTGTCATGGCCTCGGCGGTTGCGATGGACAAGGTGGCGACCAAGCAATTGCTTGCAGGCGTCGGGGTGCCGAGCCCGGGGGGTATCACCTGCACCCTTTCCGCGCTGCGCGAGAAAGAGCTTATGGCGCGGCCCTATGTTGTCAAGCCGGTGTGCGACGGATCATCCAAGGGGGTTGTGATTGTGCAATCGGGTGAGGATCTGGACGCCTTGTTCGGCGATGCCGATCTCGCCCAGGAGGTGCTTGTCGAGGAATTTATCGCCGGACATGAATTGACCGTAGGCGTCATGGAGGGCAAGGCGTTTGCCGTGACCGAATTGAAACCCGAATCGGGCTGGTACGATTTCGAGGCCAAATACACCGCCGGAAAAACCCTGCACCTTTTGCCTGCCTCCCTGCCGCCCGTGGTTTATCAGGCTGCGCTGCGCCATGCCGAGCAGGCGCACGCGGTGTTGGGCTGCCGGGGTATCAGCCGTTCTGATTTTCGCTATGACCCCGCCCGGGAAAACGATGAAAACCATGGTCTGTATTTTCTCGAAATCAACACCCAACCCGGTATGACCGAACTGAGCCTTGCCCCGGAACAGGCCATTTATTGCGGATATACCTTTGATACCTTCGTGGATCGGTTGGTGCAATTGGCGCAGGTGGATTGA
- a CDS encoding DUF2442 domain-containing protein has translation MESVIRVVARDDFHLELWFRSGEHRIFDARPYLDRGVFQRLKNVALFKQAYVAMDTVCWPGDLDIAPETLYDLSVLVKRTENHACC, from the coding sequence ATGGAATCAGTGATCCGCGTTGTTGCACGTGATGATTTCCATTTGGAGTTATGGTTCAGAAGTGGAGAGCATCGTATTTTCGATGCCCGGCCTTATTTGGATCGAGGTGTGTTCCAGCGATTAAAGAACGTTGCCTTGTTCAAACAGGCGTATGTTGCCATGGACACAGTTTGTTGGCCCGGTGATCTGGATATCGCACCGGAAACTCTCTATGACCTGTCGGTTTTGGTAAAACGGACCGAAAACCATGCCTGTTGTTGA
- a CDS encoding nucleotidyltransferase family protein, with product MIPQDLESTLIAILKNHDAARIGIFGSHARGEARPDSDLDLLVDFKNRKSLLTLVKIQRELSEALGIHVDLLTEAAISPRLIDRIKAEMRVIYQ from the coding sequence ATGATACCCCAGGATTTGGAATCAACACTCATCGCCATCCTAAAAAATCATGATGCCGCCCGAATCGGCATTTTCGGCTCACATGCCCGCGGCGAAGCCCGCCCGGACAGCGACCTCGACCTCCTGGTGGACTTCAAAAATCGGAAAAGTTTACTCACCCTGGTCAAAATCCAACGAGAATTAAGCGAAGCCTTAGGAATTCACGTCGATTTACTCACCGAAGCGGCCATAAGCCCCCGCCTGATTGATCGGATCAAGGCCGAGATGCGGGTTATCTATCAATGA
- a CDS encoding beta-L-arabinofuranosidase domain-containing protein, which yields MTPPRNLLISLICLTLLTFLPACNRFALSEGLDQRPTAIQWADRTDDLPVRLIVRDTAPGGQKRDQEPVTTGVPLPLSADIVDTRSLVLTDVRGQAVPAQFTVLARWNGPLADETLPIRWVLVDFQADVSASGTSEYELSKTEHAGGGFESPVEIIERADRFLVDTGAARFSISRSYFNLFDQVWAGKGEGSLVVDQVERGGVVLVDRNGKRFSSLNAPPESIEIEEYGPLRSVIRVRGVLRADDGTYFAPPVNNSKDWPRFSQPYEHSFVYYNCRIHFYAGKDYVRVFFTLENNGANGRTNPEQHFAPIQSVYFDSVSLGLNLINQRQATVISADLHERLDQGSISLLQNWRDAAESTRNGTLVPTFAEGAFYVLLQNDEKIAEGRTHPGWLSVQGDRGGVSVAFRHLWQNFPKKIIAAPQGLNLVLWPEEGYYPHCSRDDFLDQRFAMYCHEAGQDAGLYLFDGGRHKTHEMLLAFSVRGENPDPEGLHAAVEHPLMALAPPAWYSDTGGLGLMAPSGLTMDNAELDEAMDRYDRLQIAMVDEEVSQNEWTINTLKTRSPAHWSSSYQYRYFGWMGFGDLLWAGQAPSALHYDWPFSMLLHYLRTGHRGLFDAGVEMAKHRYDIDQYHGERRDSRGNHVWTNHMAFYESERHSDPSINTHNPARVSMNSHTWNGGLVLYYLLTGDRKAWEAAVANGQAALSRLERRSQTQGCASHETRQETWPILNLVNLYRVNGDPRYLEVARNIAVNRVVYREQQAGGRGLFGAGRDCDDIDGGRQSSVMFSYAIDPLIQVHLETGDEDIAGLLIRMADFTKDMLLFGGDMDDEGKYRPLQSPYAWRETDAEADRKGGLLRNVFWPDLFAYVYRLTGDEEYLRWARHSFRDAMFYYTVGGNRYVNPGHRSRISFIDGMYSGSETKAHGWIGRTNHVYLHTEYWLQQNNNP from the coding sequence ATGACCCCACCCAGAAATCTTCTCATTTCCCTTATCTGTTTAACTCTGCTCACTTTTCTGCCCGCGTGCAATCGGTTTGCCTTGAGCGAAGGGCTTGATCAACGCCCGACTGCAATCCAATGGGCGGATCGCACGGATGATCTGCCGGTGCGGTTGATTGTCCGTGATACCGCCCCCGGCGGCCAGAAACGTGACCAGGAGCCGGTCACAACGGGGGTGCCTTTGCCGTTGAGCGCGGATATCGTCGACACCCGATCCCTGGTTCTGACCGATGTGCGGGGGCAGGCAGTCCCCGCGCAATTCACAGTTCTGGCGCGTTGGAACGGGCCGCTTGCAGATGAAACCCTTCCGATTCGCTGGGTGTTGGTGGATTTTCAAGCGGATGTTTCTGCGAGTGGTACAAGTGAGTATGAACTCAGCAAGACCGAACATGCTGGGGGTGGGTTTGAGAGTCCGGTTGAAATTATCGAACGCGCCGATCGGTTTCTCGTAGATACGGGTGCTGCGCGTTTTTCTATCAGCCGCAGTTATTTTAACCTGTTCGATCAGGTATGGGCCGGTAAGGGAGAAGGTTCACTGGTGGTGGATCAGGTGGAACGCGGCGGCGTGGTGTTGGTTGATAGGAACGGAAAACGTTTTTCATCGCTGAATGCGCCCCCGGAATCCATCGAAATCGAAGAGTACGGGCCGTTGCGTTCGGTGATACGGGTGCGTGGCGTGCTGCGCGCCGATGACGGCACCTATTTTGCCCCGCCGGTTAACAATAGTAAAGATTGGCCGCGTTTCAGCCAGCCCTACGAACATTCCTTCGTCTATTACAACTGTCGCATACATTTTTATGCCGGGAAAGATTATGTACGGGTGTTTTTCACCCTTGAGAACAACGGTGCTAACGGTCGCACGAATCCGGAGCAGCATTTTGCGCCCATTCAGTCGGTGTATTTTGACAGTGTTAGCCTCGGATTGAATTTGATAAATCAGCGACAGGCGACTGTAATCAGCGCAGATTTGCATGAGCGGCTGGATCAGGGATCCATCAGCTTATTGCAGAACTGGCGGGACGCAGCTGAAAGTACCAGAAACGGTACCTTGGTGCCCACATTTGCCGAGGGAGCATTTTATGTCCTGCTCCAAAACGATGAGAAAATTGCCGAGGGGCGGACCCATCCGGGATGGCTTAGCGTGCAGGGCGACAGGGGGGGCGTGAGTGTCGCGTTTCGTCATCTCTGGCAGAATTTTCCCAAAAAAATTATTGCCGCTCCTCAGGGTTTGAACCTGGTTTTATGGCCCGAGGAGGGGTATTACCCTCATTGCAGTCGTGACGATTTTCTCGACCAGAGATTTGCCATGTATTGCCATGAGGCGGGTCAGGATGCCGGATTGTACCTCTTTGACGGGGGGCGTCATAAAACACATGAAATGTTGCTGGCCTTTTCCGTGCGAGGAGAAAATCCTGACCCAGAAGGCTTGCATGCAGCTGTGGAACACCCACTCATGGCCTTGGCGCCGCCCGCCTGGTACAGCGATACCGGCGGTCTGGGCTTGATGGCACCGAGCGGTTTGACAATGGACAATGCCGAACTTGATGAGGCAATGGATCGCTACGATCGTTTGCAGATCGCTATGGTGGATGAAGAAGTTTCGCAAAACGAATGGACCATCAATACCCTGAAGACGCGTAGTCCTGCACATTGGAGTTCTAGCTACCAATATCGCTACTTCGGCTGGATGGGTTTTGGCGATCTGCTCTGGGCGGGGCAGGCGCCGAGTGCTCTACATTACGACTGGCCTTTTAGCATGCTGCTGCATTATTTGCGAACCGGACATCGCGGCCTGTTTGATGCCGGCGTCGAGATGGCGAAGCACCGCTACGACATCGATCAATATCACGGCGAGAGACGCGACAGTCGCGGCAATCATGTGTGGACCAATCACATGGCGTTTTATGAGTCCGAACGGCATTCCGATCCGAGTATTAATACCCATAATCCCGCGCGGGTGTCGATGAACAGCCACACTTGGAATGGCGGCCTGGTGCTGTATTATTTGCTGACGGGTGATCGTAAAGCTTGGGAAGCGGCAGTCGCCAATGGGCAGGCGGCTTTAAGCAGGCTGGAACGACGTTCACAAACGCAGGGGTGTGCCAGCCATGAGACACGCCAGGAAACATGGCCGATTCTCAACTTGGTGAACCTTTACCGGGTCAATGGTGATCCGCGATACCTGGAAGTCGCACGCAACATTGCCGTCAATCGGGTGGTGTATCGGGAGCAGCAGGCTGGAGGCCGTGGGCTGTTTGGTGCGGGGCGTGATTGCGATGACATCGACGGAGGGCGCCAGTCCAGCGTAATGTTTTCCTATGCCATTGATCCTTTGATTCAGGTTCATTTGGAAACTGGAGATGAGGACATTGCCGGTTTATTGATCCGTATGGCCGATTTTACCAAAGATATGCTGTTGTTTGGCGGCGATATGGATGACGAGGGCAAATATCGCCCTTTACAGAGTCCGTATGCCTGGCGCGAAACTGATGCCGAGGCAGACAGAAAGGGCGGTTTACTCAGGAATGTTTTTTGGCCTGATCTCTTTGCCTACGTTTATCGCCTTACGGGCGATGAAGAATATCTGCGCTGGGCCAGGCACAGTTTTCGCGATGCCATGTTTTACTACACTGTAGGTGGCAATCGCTATGTCAATCCTGGGCATCGCTCGCGCATCAGCTTTATCGACGGTATGTACTCCGGCAGCGAAACCAAGGCGCACGGCTGGATTGGTCGCACCAACCATGTTTATCTGCACACTGAGTACTGGTTACAACAGAATAATAATCCGTAG